In Serratia marcescens subsp. marcescens ATCC 13880, a single genomic region encodes these proteins:
- a CDS encoding amino acid adenylation domain-containing protein, translating into METPLTALQQAYLLGRSDRWPLGGVAMHDFREYRTRQRDVPRLEARLAELVQHYPALRTCIDVQRATQHVRPEVTLHLDRHDLRSLDGEAAQRQTEQLRDRYSHQRHDPSQPLWRIAVIQLAEQQDPTGSPYDTLIFTSFDALILDGQGISTVIARLFDDRPLAPTAAALPPPAASAAQRQADAAYWREKLQDVTTPSALPWRAPLANLTSSRYRRATLTLPRDTVKQLGRLGSPHALLRNSLLSALILDTLAHWTTDGELCVGVPVAFPAADGALGNASSFVAVRYSRHGEDFIQRAQALQDDVLGALDHLAFSGVDLARQLLGQSQGGPALPVILTNCLGWETLPAEAPVRFHDGLTQTPQVAIDIRLTLDSEKNLQLCVDYAEQALHGEQVEAMLAALQRRILHSCQRADLAIAPRDFIDLAHYRHNDSEANYAPYPYLAQLAERLFGAQNGGNALICGEQTLTYRELGQRIATAIANLQSRGVQPGNVVALYLPRSPELVIFSLACALQGVIWVPVDINSPPERTAYLLENCRPTLVVHGGDLETPIGVTPAPLLTPTDRTPALPDEQTLVERSASLAASYYLYTSGTTGKPKCVVLNNRATANVIHQTQVRWAVTADDVFISVTPPHHDMSMFDLFGSLCAGATLVLPASHQEKDAISWNQLVEKHRVSLWCSVPAILEMLLTCKTADSLRSLRLVAQGGDYIKPATVQTLRTLRPDLALFSLGGPTETTIWSIWHPIAPQESGTVPYGRPLPANRYFICHDDGSHCPAGVVGRIHTAGVNLALGYLEQGELKQHDFVTLEGPDGQSLRAFRTGDQGYYRADGNIMFATRVNGYVKIRGVRVSLPEIEDVLRRHPAILDMVVVDYPSGENNEAALGALYLTRDGKPLPLSEIRAFATGYLPCTHIPTRFIHAEALPLSANGKTDRHRIRADLSHQQTAPALNACAAPPPNAPLARSAEILAIYWQEIGVTPRPEWGEETAFIAMGLKLPHIKQVAARLNDAFGTRLVSSSLLPCKNAREVAALLAS; encoded by the coding sequence ATGGAGACACCATTAACCGCACTGCAGCAGGCCTACCTTCTGGGCCGCAGCGATCGATGGCCGCTCGGCGGCGTGGCGATGCACGACTTTCGCGAATACCGCACCCGGCAGCGGGATGTACCGCGCCTTGAAGCGCGCCTGGCCGAGCTGGTACAGCACTACCCGGCGTTGCGCACCTGCATCGATGTGCAGCGCGCCACGCAGCACGTACGCCCAGAGGTGACGCTGCATCTGGATCGCCACGATCTGCGCTCCCTTGATGGCGAAGCGGCGCAGCGCCAGACTGAACAGCTGCGCGATCGCTACTCCCACCAGCGCCACGATCCGAGCCAGCCACTGTGGCGCATCGCCGTGATCCAACTTGCCGAACAGCAGGATCCGACGGGATCGCCGTACGATACGCTGATCTTCACCAGCTTCGATGCCTTGATCCTCGACGGCCAAGGGATCTCCACCGTGATCGCGCGCCTGTTCGACGATCGCCCTCTGGCGCCGACCGCCGCCGCACTGCCGCCCCCCGCCGCATCGGCGGCGCAGCGCCAGGCCGATGCCGCCTACTGGCGTGAAAAACTGCAGGATGTCACCACGCCGTCGGCACTGCCGTGGCGCGCCCCGCTCGCCAATCTCACCTCATCACGCTATCGCCGCGCCACCTTGACGCTACCGCGCGATACGGTAAAACAGCTTGGCCGCCTGGGATCGCCGCATGCGCTGCTGCGCAACAGCCTGCTGTCGGCGCTGATCCTCGATACGCTGGCCCACTGGACCACCGATGGCGAGCTGTGCGTCGGGGTGCCGGTGGCGTTCCCCGCCGCCGACGGCGCCCTGGGCAACGCCTCCAGCTTCGTGGCGGTGCGCTATTCCCGCCACGGCGAAGATTTTATTCAGCGCGCGCAAGCCCTGCAGGACGACGTACTCGGCGCGCTCGACCACCTGGCATTTTCCGGCGTCGATCTGGCGCGGCAGTTGCTCGGCCAAAGCCAGGGCGGCCCGGCGCTGCCGGTGATCCTGACCAACTGCCTGGGTTGGGAAACGCTGCCGGCCGAGGCGCCGGTGCGCTTCCACGACGGCCTGACCCAAACGCCGCAGGTCGCCATCGACATTCGCCTGACGCTGGACAGCGAAAAAAATCTGCAGCTGTGCGTGGACTACGCCGAACAGGCGCTGCACGGCGAGCAGGTAGAAGCCATGCTGGCCGCGTTGCAGCGACGCATCCTGCACAGTTGCCAACGGGCCGACCTGGCGATCGCGCCGCGGGACTTCATCGATCTGGCGCATTACCGCCACAACGACAGCGAAGCGAATTACGCGCCTTACCCTTATCTGGCGCAGCTGGCCGAGCGGCTGTTTGGCGCGCAAAACGGCGGCAATGCGCTGATCTGCGGCGAGCAGACGCTGACCTACCGCGAACTGGGCCAGCGGATCGCCACGGCAATCGCCAACCTGCAGAGCCGCGGCGTGCAGCCGGGCAACGTGGTGGCGCTGTATCTGCCGCGCAGCCCGGAACTGGTCATCTTCAGCCTCGCCTGCGCCCTGCAGGGGGTGATCTGGGTGCCTGTCGACATCAACTCGCCGCCGGAGCGCACCGCCTACCTGCTGGAGAACTGCCGGCCGACGTTGGTGGTGCACGGCGGCGATCTGGAGACGCCGATCGGCGTGACGCCGGCGCCCCTGCTGACGCCGACGGATCGCACGCCTGCGCTGCCGGATGAACAGACGCTGGTGGAACGCAGCGCCAGCCTGGCCGCAAGCTACTATCTGTATACCTCCGGCACCACCGGCAAGCCCAAATGCGTGGTGCTCAACAACCGCGCCACCGCCAACGTTATCCACCAGACCCAGGTGCGCTGGGCGGTTACCGCTGACGACGTCTTCATTTCCGTCACGCCGCCGCACCATGACATGTCGATGTTCGATCTATTCGGTTCGCTGTGCGCCGGCGCCACGCTGGTGCTGCCGGCGTCGCATCAGGAAAAGGACGCCATCAGTTGGAACCAATTGGTGGAGAAACATCGGGTCAGTCTGTGGTGTTCGGTGCCGGCCATTCTGGAGATGCTGCTCACCTGTAAAACGGCCGACAGCCTGCGCTCCCTGCGCCTGGTGGCGCAGGGCGGCGACTACATCAAGCCGGCGACGGTGCAAACCCTGCGTACCCTGCGCCCGGATCTCGCGCTGTTCTCACTCGGCGGGCCGACCGAAACCACCATTTGGAGCATCTGGCACCCGATCGCCCCACAGGAGAGCGGCACCGTGCCTTACGGCCGCCCGCTGCCGGCTAACCGCTACTTCATCTGCCATGACGACGGCAGCCACTGCCCGGCGGGCGTGGTCGGCCGCATTCACACCGCCGGGGTCAACCTGGCGTTAGGCTATCTGGAACAGGGGGAACTGAAGCAGCACGATTTCGTCACCCTCGAAGGGCCGGACGGGCAATCGCTGCGCGCTTTCCGCACCGGCGACCAGGGCTATTACCGTGCGGACGGCAACATCATGTTCGCCACCCGAGTGAACGGCTATGTGAAGATCCGCGGCGTGCGCGTCTCGCTGCCGGAAATCGAAGACGTGCTGCGCCGCCATCCGGCGATCCTGGATATGGTGGTGGTGGATTATCCCAGCGGAGAGAACAACGAGGCGGCGCTCGGCGCCCTGTATCTGACCCGCGACGGCAAACCGCTGCCGCTGTCCGAGATCCGCGCCTTCGCCACCGGCTATCTGCCCTGTACCCATATTCCCACGCGCTTTATCCATGCCGAGGCGCTGCCGCTGTCCGCCAACGGTAAAACCGACCGCCATCGCATCCGCGCCGACCTGAGCCACCAGCAAACCGCGCCGGCGTTGAACGCCTGCGCGGCCCCGCCGCCGAACGCGCCGCTGGCGCGCAGCGCCGAGATCCTGGCCATTTACTGGCAGGAAATTGGCGTAACGCCGCGCCCGGAATGGGGGGAAGAGACGGCGTTTATCGCCATGGGGCTGAAGCTGCCGCATATCAAACAGGTGGCGGCACGCCTCAATGACGCTTTCGGCACCCGTCTGGTAAGCAGTTCGCTCTTGCCGTGCAAGAACGCGCGCGAAGTGGCGGCGTTGCTGGCCAGCTGA
- a CDS encoding condensation domain-containing protein: protein MKALTTMQAAYWVGRQSAPPLGGMAAHLYAEFDSGELNIARLRQAVEALYLRHPLLRLRITDDGRQTIAPPGPRHTLHLDDWRHADEATLAAALAAKRQAKSTQLLPLEQGVPCDISLSLLPAGRSRLHVDLDMIAGDAMSFRLLMEDLTAFYHQCPPAPAHDAPPAYFDHLERRDADAALRQRRERGQRWWRERLAQMPPAPRLLRTPDRCRSDRLAIQLNAEESRALENVAKRHHTSLSTLFLALFALAVGQGWNMTRFRLNVPLFHRESEREDAHRLIGDFSNLVLLGVELNPTENLNAFCRRLMTQLGELIEHADYPGVSVMRDLSRLHGSLQPSPVVFTAGFGIRGKTLFSERVTDTFGRLGWVISQGPQVALDAQVAHVDDGILINWDVRLDAFPEQVLPRLLACYRALLHLAARQAGAFDRPLSQLLAQCTPDALAQQAPVRQVLHRLLARVAPEADLRDHDDIRRLALPDAGVNALLTVLNKYLAAALTAQDLTAHPSPAALAALICQRSPEAGKHAKTLLAALAPQH, encoded by the coding sequence ATGAAAGCTTTGACCACGATGCAGGCCGCCTATTGGGTAGGCCGACAGTCCGCTCCTCCTCTCGGCGGCATGGCCGCCCACCTGTATGCGGAATTCGACAGCGGCGAGCTGAACATCGCTCGGCTGCGCCAGGCCGTCGAGGCGCTGTATCTGCGCCATCCGCTGTTACGCCTGCGCATTACCGACGATGGCAGGCAGACGATCGCACCTCCCGGCCCCCGGCATACTTTGCATCTCGACGACTGGCGACATGCCGATGAAGCGACGCTGGCGGCCGCGCTCGCCGCCAAGCGCCAGGCGAAAAGCACCCAGTTGCTGCCGCTGGAACAGGGCGTTCCCTGCGATATCAGCCTGAGCCTGTTGCCGGCGGGACGCAGCCGCCTGCATGTCGATCTCGACATGATCGCCGGCGATGCCATGAGCTTTCGCCTGTTGATGGAAGATCTGACGGCGTTTTATCACCAGTGCCCGCCGGCCCCAGCCCATGACGCGCCGCCGGCCTACTTCGACCACCTCGAACGACGCGACGCCGACGCGGCGCTGCGCCAACGGCGCGAACGCGGCCAGCGTTGGTGGCGTGAACGCCTGGCGCAGATGCCGCCGGCGCCGCGCCTGCTGCGCACGCCGGACCGCTGCCGCAGCGATCGTTTGGCCATACAGTTGAATGCAGAAGAAAGCCGCGCGCTGGAAAACGTCGCGAAACGGCATCACACCTCCCTCTCGACGCTGTTTCTGGCGCTGTTCGCGCTGGCCGTCGGCCAGGGTTGGAACATGACACGCTTCCGGCTCAACGTGCCGCTGTTCCACCGCGAGAGCGAACGGGAAGACGCACATCGCCTCATCGGCGATTTCTCTAACCTGGTGCTGCTCGGCGTGGAACTGAACCCGACGGAAAACCTGAACGCCTTCTGCCGGCGCCTGATGACGCAGCTGGGGGAGCTGATCGAGCATGCGGATTACCCCGGCGTCAGCGTGATGCGCGATCTGTCGCGCCTGCACGGCAGCCTGCAACCTTCGCCGGTGGTGTTTACCGCCGGTTTCGGCATCCGCGGCAAAACGCTGTTTTCCGAACGGGTCACCGACACCTTCGGCCGTCTCGGCTGGGTGATCTCTCAGGGGCCGCAGGTGGCGCTGGATGCGCAGGTCGCCCATGTCGACGACGGTATTCTGATCAACTGGGACGTGCGGCTGGACGCGTTCCCCGAGCAGGTGCTGCCGCGCCTGCTGGCCTGTTACCGGGCGCTGCTGCACCTGGCCGCGCGGCAAGCGGGGGCGTTCGATCGCCCGCTGTCGCAGCTGCTGGCGCAATGCACGCCCGACGCGCTGGCGCAGCAGGCGCCGGTGCGCCAGGTGCTGCACCGGCTGCTGGCGCGGGTGGCTCCCGAGGCCGACTTGCGCGACCACGACGATATCCGCCGGTTGGCCTTGCCGGATGCCGGGGTGAACGCGCTGCTGACAGTGCTCAACAAGTATCTGGCGGCGGCGCTGACGGCGCAGGATCTGACGGCGCATCCCTCCCCGGCTGCGCTGGCGGCGTTGATCTGCCAACGGTCGCCCGAGGCAGGAAAGCATGCGAAAACGCTGCTCGCCGCGCTGGCGCCGCAGCACTGA
- a CDS encoding TonB-dependent receptor, producing the protein MGKHFAAQRHESVGNGEKAGLKAIGAFSSVFLGVCSLAIGNVNAAETKSNETYQDAETLLVTGEKVKRSIFDTGSSVEVFDSNRISSMPNATQVPDLLRMTPNVVDVGIGNDLPTVRGVDGSGPTTGAGAFLSGTRPRLNLSLDGRSLTYNEQAYGPQSLWDLDRVEVFRGPQSYIQGRNAIAGAIVMASKDPTFEWESAFKGGAGNQHSSQLAAMASGPLVEDQLAFRVSVDRQRRRSDADLPAYEPVGDPREVEATTARAKLLFNPAGLRDLTTKLTFNHFGSTAPQNESLNPQPHPASARHDIRRPVFKSNVNSGIWDLAWEASDGLALENRVIYTDFNINRATAYQLPYADIGGKEVHVEPVVRFGGADSRLHGLAGLRYFHAKQDEFVNIFGGATFKDKTDTNSAFAELTYALTPQVDVTAASRLEREHRQRNGGSKAVRIDFDETYTVFLPKLDVAWKPTDTQTYGAKIARGYNAGGAGITLSSPIVSYTYGSEYVWNYELYTRHHLKDANVVLTSNVFYNDYKDMQLPYYLGENSSVIRNADKVETYGAEIGATWQPRWDFELFGNVGLLKTKIKKFSGSGVEGHELGRAPAYTANMGAKYQFLKGWEVSTNVAFSDSYYSAYDNDSRGRIGSYWSANAQLAYTFAYGRATLFAQNLFDSERRIMVGGNDIYTATQQRPRMVGAAVELNF; encoded by the coding sequence ATGGGCAAGCATTTTGCGGCTCAACGGCATGAAAGCGTAGGAAACGGGGAAAAAGCGGGGTTGAAAGCCATTGGGGCGTTTTCCTCCGTATTTTTAGGGGTTTGTTCACTGGCGATCGGTAACGTCAACGCGGCGGAAACCAAGAGCAACGAAACCTACCAGGACGCGGAAACGCTGCTGGTTACCGGTGAGAAGGTCAAACGTTCCATTTTCGACACCGGCTCCAGCGTCGAAGTGTTCGACAGCAACCGCATCTCCTCTATGCCTAATGCGACACAGGTTCCCGATTTGCTGCGCATGACCCCCAACGTGGTGGATGTCGGCATCGGCAACGATCTGCCAACCGTGCGTGGCGTTGACGGCTCCGGCCCGACCACCGGTGCCGGCGCTTTCCTCAGCGGCACCAGGCCGCGCCTCAATCTGTCGTTGGACGGCCGTTCGCTGACCTATAACGAACAAGCCTACGGACCGCAATCGTTGTGGGATCTGGATCGCGTTGAAGTGTTCCGCGGCCCGCAAAGTTACATTCAGGGGCGCAACGCCATCGCCGGCGCCATCGTCATGGCCAGTAAAGACCCGACCTTCGAATGGGAAAGCGCCTTCAAGGGCGGGGCCGGCAATCAGCACTCCTCTCAACTAGCCGCCATGGCGTCCGGCCCGCTGGTGGAAGACCAGTTGGCGTTCCGTGTCAGCGTCGATCGCCAGCGTCGCCGCAGCGATGCTGACCTGCCGGCCTATGAACCGGTGGGCGATCCGCGTGAAGTGGAGGCCACCACCGCCCGCGCCAAGCTGCTGTTCAACCCGGCCGGTTTGCGCGATCTGACCACCAAGCTGACCTTTAACCACTTTGGCAGCACCGCACCGCAGAACGAAAGCCTCAACCCGCAGCCGCATCCTGCGAGTGCGCGTCACGACATCCGTCGGCCGGTGTTCAAAAGCAATGTGAACAGCGGGATCTGGGATCTGGCCTGGGAGGCCTCCGATGGCCTGGCGTTGGAAAACCGCGTTATCTATACCGATTTCAACATTAACCGCGCCACGGCTTATCAGCTGCCGTACGCCGACATCGGCGGTAAAGAGGTGCACGTAGAACCGGTGGTACGTTTCGGCGGCGCGGACAGCCGCCTGCACGGGCTGGCGGGGCTGCGTTATTTCCACGCCAAGCAGGATGAGTTCGTCAATATCTTCGGCGGCGCGACTTTTAAAGATAAAACCGACACTAACTCGGCCTTCGCTGAGCTGACCTATGCGCTGACGCCGCAGGTGGACGTGACTGCCGCCAGCCGTTTGGAACGCGAACATCGCCAACGCAATGGCGGCAGCAAGGCGGTGCGCATCGACTTCGACGAAACCTACACGGTGTTCCTGCCGAAACTGGACGTGGCCTGGAAACCGACGGACACCCAAACCTACGGTGCCAAGATCGCCCGCGGTTATAACGCTGGCGGTGCAGGCATTACTCTCAGCAGCCCGATCGTCAGTTACACCTACGGTTCCGAGTATGTCTGGAACTATGAGTTGTACACCCGCCATCACCTGAAAGACGCCAACGTGGTGCTGACCAGCAACGTGTTCTACAACGATTACAAAGACATGCAGCTGCCTTATTACCTGGGTGAAAATTCCAGCGTGATCCGCAACGCCGACAAGGTGGAAACCTACGGCGCGGAAATCGGCGCCACCTGGCAGCCGCGTTGGGACTTCGAGCTGTTCGGTAACGTTGGCCTGCTGAAAACCAAGATCAAAAAGTTCTCGGGCAGCGGCGTGGAAGGGCATGAATTGGGACGCGCGCCGGCTTACACCGCCAACATGGGCGCCAAATATCAGTTCCTGAAAGGGTGGGAAGTGAGCACTAACGTGGCGTTCTCGGACTCCTATTACTCGGCGTATGACAACGATTCGCGCGGGCGTATAGGTTCTTACTGGTCGGCTAACGCCCAGCTGGCCTACACCTTCGCCTATGGGCGCGCCACGCTGTTTGCGCAAAACCTGTTCGACTCCGAGCGTCGCATCATGGTTGGCGGCAACGATATCTACACCGCGACGCAGCAGCGCCCGCGCATGGTCGGCGCGGCGGTTGAGCTGAATTTCTAA